A window from Opitutia bacterium ISCC 52 encodes these proteins:
- a CDS encoding dihydroxyacetone kinase subunit DhaK, protein MKKIINDPNTVATELLGGLVDYYNGDASLVSPGVIAMNDIPDDKVTLLVAGGAGHEPIYHGLVGKNFADGAACGDIFAAPPPNIMLDATRAVNKGNGVMYLYGNYAGDVMNFNIAEQLARAEGINVETVLIYDDVASAPPDEKEKRRGIAGLIPIVKLAGAASNAVDTLEELVRLTTKARDNTRSIGVALAPGSIPASGLPTFELDEDSIGIGMGIHGEQGVGVEPMMSADDLTVKMMDLIFGDDLSFESGDEVVVLVNSLGSTTLMECLIVLKKVKQILSERGVKIHDIIAGNLVTCQEMAGLSISLTKLDDELKPLWDMPCSSLGYTKL, encoded by the coding sequence ATGAAGAAAATTATAAACGATCCCAATACGGTAGCTACAGAGCTATTGGGTGGATTGGTGGATTACTATAACGGTGATGCTTCTTTGGTATCTCCTGGTGTAATCGCCATGAATGACATTCCTGACGATAAAGTGACACTGCTCGTTGCCGGTGGCGCGGGCCATGAACCCATTTATCATGGGTTGGTTGGTAAGAACTTTGCTGATGGTGCTGCCTGTGGAGATATCTTTGCTGCTCCGCCGCCCAACATTATGTTGGATGCCACTCGTGCTGTAAATAAAGGCAATGGAGTTATGTATCTCTACGGCAATTACGCAGGTGATGTGATGAACTTCAATATCGCCGAGCAATTGGCTCGTGCAGAAGGAATCAATGTTGAGACCGTTTTGATCTATGATGATGTGGCTTCCGCGCCGCCCGACGAAAAAGAAAAGCGTCGTGGTATTGCTGGGCTCATTCCTATCGTAAAGCTAGCTGGTGCTGCTTCGAATGCGGTTGATACGCTCGAGGAGCTTGTTCGTCTTACAACCAAGGCTCGTGATAACACACGCTCTATTGGTGTGGCATTGGCTCCCGGTTCGATTCCTGCCTCAGGGCTACCTACATTCGAGCTCGATGAAGATTCCATCGGAATTGGTATGGGTATTCATGGTGAGCAGGGCGTCGGTGTTGAGCCAATGATGTCTGCCGACGATTTGACCGTCAAAATGATGGATCTGATTTTCGGTGATGATCTTTCTTTCGAATCGGGCGATGAAGTTGTCGTCTTGGTCAATAGTCTTGGATCTACCACATTGATGGAATGCCTCATCGTACTGAAGAAAGTGAAGCAGATCCTCAGTGAGCGTGGCGTAAAAATTCACGACATCATCGCCGGTAATTTAGTGACCTGTCAGGAAATGGCCGGGCTCTCAATCAGTCTTACGAAATTGGACGACGAATTAAAACCCCTCTGGGACATGCCTTGTTCATCCTTGGGATACACCAAGCTATAG
- a CDS encoding TonB-dependent receptor plug domain-containing protein, translated as MQNPILPPRFRTTCLAAVGAYLLFGLTHSAFAQNEDEEVEGDIYQLSPFTVDVSTDDGYRSTNSTSGTSLNTAIKDIPMAIEVLNAEFIEDTGATNFDEALAYSAGVFLQEFSAGDGVSTDGANTPGANEVDSADRSPSSRGGTGGRFANVTIIRGFNVPFQNRDGFRYGGLIAQYGTILGGIIDTANVERMEVVRGPNSLLYGIGVLSGIVNVIPKRPLSAPVQEVTFGIGSEGYLRSTIDVTGPLAENFLGGQLNYRFATAYEERDHWTDWRGKELEYYVGQLTWQTEKLSLFLEGQYADQIETGIGDQFIYDNVNAAIDQNFRNEFGEQISWTKNQAYGGLPQTYRITGPDTYHQRRESNFMANLDITPIENLTISAGMFMTDAREDQFDVNISTLVNTERALQLKGVLTERPNDPNTENPQAIIDWLDENVTIFQNEHVPSPEGDRRDLRDYRMVRYWWENDPEDTTTEQYRLRATYNFETELFGKNHKHTFLVGRHDIKDEADFTIGNPRINWQYADKLEIADNDQLQVRNINDQSVIRYNGEPLGMPGRQYRNAEVWFTGHYALYQGQIWDEKIGIIAGARHDRFHSRDRLWDRFDEFAEFGPDYDGPALEIAPASDIVSNPNNETFGFFPLPDGVSEYIPNADEAEKTTTKTLALNYRLTDDITIYGVRAEGLTPNTGARDGNLLGLPSETSTSEEIGIKFDINDGKFSGTISAYRIERENAVWRFQGAPAPARWVGGVNAIDEEANEDTGFDPRLITDDVAPLSYSIDRHYFDEDGIEIQKVLQFIRDDEGNIVGRQFDWPEGLLGIEGTFSDTTNPRNAVYLQYDKLDMPAIDKNGDPTGQPWRYYLEKAFADRERSSSVFNAQAGPDDFDPMLWGRTRGTLLGLNTSINNSRGANVTYTDEATGYDMQFIYSPLENWQLIFAYAHTEREATGSFNLVDVVDPETGVAFGTEYDVWVRTFGREAFGLEETDTNGDGVIDTVTKDGQPISMGDVSPLDLIGGLQGASLYTGSEDAASMWSNYRFTEGVFDGLGAGLGVIYTGPAATSIPIGGTDLAANRFGTPETEERWNMNASLRYSWTINDLYLTARLNIYNVLDDTEGLSIAHYVDDGVPLKRRTENFYAPRSYRLSFGIDF; from the coding sequence ATGCAAAATCCTATTCTACCTCCCCGATTCCGAACTACTTGCTTGGCGGCAGTTGGAGCTTATTTGTTGTTTGGACTGACTCACTCCGCATTCGCTCAGAATGAGGATGAAGAAGTTGAAGGTGATATTTACCAGTTATCACCCTTCACAGTGGATGTATCCACGGATGATGGTTACCGGTCCACGAACTCAACTTCTGGAACCAGTCTCAATACCGCTATAAAGGATATACCCATGGCGATTGAGGTTCTTAATGCGGAATTTATTGAGGATACCGGTGCCACAAACTTTGACGAAGCGCTGGCTTATTCAGCAGGTGTTTTCCTACAAGAATTTTCTGCTGGCGATGGTGTGAGCACAGATGGAGCTAACACGCCAGGTGCCAATGAAGTGGATAGTGCTGACCGATCTCCTTCATCTCGTGGGGGCACAGGAGGTCGCTTTGCCAATGTAACAATCATTCGTGGATTTAATGTTCCTTTTCAAAACCGGGATGGTTTTCGCTACGGTGGACTTATTGCGCAGTACGGAACGATCCTTGGGGGAATCATTGATACGGCCAATGTTGAGCGCATGGAAGTGGTCCGCGGCCCGAACTCACTCTTATATGGTATTGGTGTATTGTCCGGTATCGTAAACGTGATTCCGAAGCGTCCCCTTTCTGCACCGGTACAAGAGGTTACCTTTGGGATCGGCAGCGAAGGCTATCTTAGAAGCACGATCGATGTGACCGGTCCGTTGGCAGAAAATTTTCTGGGTGGTCAGCTCAACTACCGATTTGCGACTGCTTATGAAGAACGCGATCATTGGACTGACTGGAGAGGTAAGGAGCTAGAGTACTATGTAGGACAGCTGACCTGGCAGACCGAAAAGCTCTCATTGTTTCTGGAAGGTCAATACGCTGACCAGATTGAGACCGGTATTGGTGACCAGTTTATCTATGATAATGTGAATGCAGCCATCGATCAGAATTTCCGTAACGAATTTGGTGAACAAATCAGCTGGACCAAGAATCAAGCATACGGGGGGTTGCCTCAAACTTATCGTATCACTGGACCGGATACCTATCACCAACGTCGTGAATCGAATTTCATGGCCAACCTCGACATCACTCCGATTGAGAATTTGACGATCTCAGCCGGAATGTTCATGACGGATGCACGTGAAGATCAGTTCGATGTAAACATTTCAACACTGGTTAACACGGAGCGCGCTCTGCAATTAAAAGGTGTGCTTACTGAGCGTCCGAATGATCCCAATACGGAGAATCCGCAGGCGATCATCGACTGGTTAGACGAGAACGTGACAATATTTCAAAACGAGCATGTTCCTTCTCCTGAAGGCGATCGTCGTGATCTAAGGGACTATCGAATGGTTCGCTACTGGTGGGAGAATGATCCTGAGGATACGACCACTGAACAGTATCGTTTGCGTGCAACCTACAATTTCGAAACAGAGTTGTTTGGTAAAAATCACAAACACACCTTCCTGGTTGGTCGGCATGATATTAAAGACGAAGCTGACTTTACGATCGGGAATCCTCGCATTAATTGGCAATACGCGGATAAACTCGAAATTGCTGACAATGACCAATTGCAAGTACGCAACATCAATGACCAAAGCGTAATCCGTTATAATGGCGAGCCACTCGGAATGCCTGGTAGACAGTACCGCAATGCGGAGGTGTGGTTCACAGGCCACTACGCTCTCTATCAAGGGCAAATATGGGACGAAAAAATTGGTATTATCGCCGGTGCTCGGCATGATCGCTTTCACTCTAGAGATCGTTTGTGGGATCGATTCGATGAGTTTGCTGAGTTTGGTCCGGACTACGATGGTCCAGCTTTGGAGATCGCACCTGCCAGTGATATTGTAAGCAATCCAAATAATGAAACATTTGGTTTCTTCCCCTTACCTGATGGTGTGAGTGAATATATTCCAAATGCTGATGAGGCTGAGAAAACGACTACCAAGACATTAGCTCTTAATTACCGTCTTACGGATGATATTACCATTTACGGAGTTCGTGCAGAGGGCCTGACACCCAACACAGGTGCTCGCGATGGAAACCTGCTCGGCCTTCCTTCTGAAACCAGTACAAGTGAAGAGATCGGTATCAAGTTTGATATCAACGACGGAAAATTTAGCGGAACGATATCTGCCTACAGGATTGAGCGTGAAAATGCGGTTTGGAGATTTCAGGGAGCACCAGCCCCTGCTCGCTGGGTTGGTGGCGTCAATGCAATCGACGAAGAAGCCAACGAAGATACAGGGTTTGATCCGAGACTCATCACAGATGATGTGGCGCCGTTGTCTTATTCAATCGATCGTCACTATTTCGACGAAGATGGTATCGAAATTCAAAAGGTCTTACAGTTTATCCGGGATGATGAAGGAAATATTGTTGGTCGTCAGTTTGACTGGCCAGAAGGCTTACTTGGCATTGAAGGAACATTCTCGGATACGACTAATCCCAGAAACGCGGTTTATCTACAGTATGATAAACTGGACATGCCCGCTATTGACAAGAATGGGGATCCTACGGGACAGCCATGGCGCTATTACTTGGAAAAGGCTTTTGCTGATCGCGAAAGAAGTTCCTCAGTTTTTAATGCACAGGCAGGACCGGATGATTTTGACCCCATGCTTTGGGGTAGAACACGAGGAACTCTGCTCGGATTAAATACTTCGATCAATAATTCCAGAGGAGCGAATGTCACCTATACCGATGAGGCAACGGGTTATGACATGCAGTTTATTTATTCTCCTCTTGAAAATTGGCAGTTGATATTTGCTTATGCTCATACGGAGAGGGAAGCCACCGGTTCTTTCAATCTGGTTGATGTCGTTGACCCAGAAACAGGGGTTGCTTTTGGCACTGAGTACGATGTCTGGGTGCGTACCTTTGGTCGTGAAGCATTTGGCTTGGAAGAAACCGATACCAACGGCGATGGAGTGATTGATACCGTGACTAAGGATGGTCAACCCATCTCTATGGGTGATGTGAGTCCTCTTGACCTGATAGGAGGCCTGCAAGGTGCCAGCTTATATACGGGATCCGAGGACGCTGCTTCGATGTGGAGCAATTACCGGTTTACTGAAGGAGTTTTTGATGGGCTGGGTGCGGGGCTCGGAGTTATCTATACAGGACCTGCTGCTACATCCATTCCTATTGGAGGCACTGATTTAGCGGCGAACCGATTTGGTACACCTGAGACGGAAGAACGCTGGAATATGAATGCTTCTCTTCGCTACAGCTGGACTATCAACGACCTCTACCTGACTGCGCGTCTGAATATCTACAATGTATTAGATGATACAGAAGGTCTGAGCATTGCTCACTATGTAGATGATGGCGTTCCTCTCAAACGCCGCACAGAGAACTTCTACGCACCCCGCAGTTACCGACTTTCGTTCGGCATCGATTTCTAA
- a CDS encoding dihydrodipicolinate synthase family protein — translation MSKILTYKIRTHLNDGTVIPAHPLAVDQNRKLDERRQRALSRYYLDSGVGGLAVGVHTTQFEIRKPEIGLYKPVLTLAKEELDAYHETNGRPVVRVAGVVGQTAQAVSEAEVAAELGYDVVLLSLTALKDATNKELIQHCRAVAEVMPIFGFYLQTVIGGPNLDVDFWREFAQIENVVAIKTAPFDRYKTLDVVRGVVESGRASEIALYTGNDDNILVDLLSEYRIEHEGDYVTKRIAGGLLGHWAVWAKSAVELVEQVKSGAFASNTVEALAVANQITDSNAAFFDAANNFAGCIVGLHEVLRRQGLLEGVWTLNEKEVLKPQQRAEIDRVYQAYPELNDDSFVSENLHRWLS, via the coding sequence ATGAGTAAAATCTTAACATACAAAATTCGAACACATCTGAATGACGGAACCGTTATTCCTGCGCACCCGTTGGCGGTGGATCAAAACCGCAAGCTCGACGAAAGACGACAACGCGCACTCTCTCGCTATTATCTGGACTCTGGAGTGGGTGGATTAGCTGTGGGTGTGCACACCACACAGTTTGAGATTCGGAAACCTGAGATCGGGCTCTATAAGCCAGTCCTAACTCTGGCAAAGGAAGAGCTTGATGCCTACCATGAAACCAATGGCCGTCCAGTTGTGCGCGTAGCCGGGGTGGTTGGTCAAACTGCACAAGCCGTTTCCGAGGCAGAGGTCGCAGCTGAGCTTGGATACGATGTTGTGCTACTGAGTTTAACAGCGTTGAAAGATGCAACGAACAAAGAGCTCATCCAGCATTGTCGTGCGGTGGCCGAGGTGATGCCGATCTTTGGCTTCTATCTTCAGACGGTTATTGGTGGCCCAAATCTCGATGTGGATTTCTGGCGTGAGTTTGCTCAGATCGAAAATGTGGTCGCCATAAAAACGGCTCCCTTTGATCGTTACAAAACCTTGGATGTGGTTCGTGGAGTTGTGGAGTCGGGACGAGCTTCCGAAATCGCTTTGTACACTGGGAACGATGATAATATCCTGGTCGATCTACTGAGTGAATATAGAATCGAACACGAGGGCGACTATGTTACCAAGCGCATTGCGGGTGGATTGCTCGGGCATTGGGCTGTTTGGGCTAAGAGTGCGGTTGAATTGGTTGAGCAGGTAAAATCTGGAGCATTCGCATCCAACACCGTTGAGGCACTCGCCGTGGCCAACCAAATTACCGACTCCAACGCTGCATTCTTTGATGCGGCCAACAACTTTGCTGGTTGCATTGTTGGTCTGCACGAAGTCCTGAGAAGGCAAGGATTGCTAGAAGGGGTTTGGACCTTGAATGAAAAGGAAGTGCTTAAACCGCAGCAAAGAGCTGAGATCGATCGTGTTTACCAAGCCTATCCAGAATTGAACGATGATTCGTTTGTTAGTGAAAACCTCCACCGGTGGTTGAGCTAA
- a CDS encoding NAD-dependent epimerase/dehydratase family protein translates to MESYPTAFENEETLEEALSRPTPELVEFMERLDGDILFLGVSGKMGISMASMAKRACQQAGVEKRVIGVSRFSNAANREYLEGLEIETIAGDLLDQQFLSSLPECENMVYLAGTKFGTQGNEAYTWAMNAYLPGLIAERFKSARIVALSTGCVYPLVNMESGGSVESDEVGPIGEYAQSCLGRERMFEFGSTSHDAPVVLIRLNYAVEMRYGVLADIATKVWGDETIDVTMGYANVIWQGDANALILRAFDLCRSPARHLNVTGPETLSIRSVAERFGRLLGKEPKLVGEEAPSALLSNASLMFERMGKPSIPVEQVIEWTAQWIRDGGRQLGKPTHFEVRDGQY, encoded by the coding sequence ATGGAGTCGTACCCTACAGCTTTTGAAAATGAGGAAACGCTTGAGGAAGCGTTGTCTCGACCTACTCCTGAGCTTGTTGAATTCATGGAGCGCTTGGATGGTGATATTCTATTTCTGGGTGTATCCGGGAAGATGGGTATCTCTATGGCTAGTATGGCCAAACGAGCCTGCCAGCAAGCTGGGGTAGAGAAACGAGTGATCGGTGTGTCCAGGTTCAGTAATGCTGCGAATCGTGAATACCTCGAAGGTCTCGAAATCGAGACGATCGCTGGCGATCTACTGGACCAGCAATTCTTATCTTCGCTTCCGGAATGTGAGAATATGGTTTATTTAGCTGGAACGAAATTTGGAACTCAGGGGAATGAAGCCTACACCTGGGCTATGAATGCCTATCTGCCGGGTCTGATAGCGGAACGGTTCAAGTCCGCTCGGATAGTCGCTTTGTCTACAGGATGTGTGTATCCGCTCGTGAATATGGAATCTGGAGGATCTGTCGAAAGTGATGAGGTGGGACCGATAGGAGAGTATGCCCAGTCTTGTTTAGGCCGTGAGCGCATGTTCGAATTCGGAAGTACCTCTCATGATGCTCCCGTGGTTTTAATCAGGCTAAACTACGCTGTGGAAATGCGTTATGGGGTGCTGGCCGACATAGCTACGAAAGTTTGGGGGGACGAAACCATCGACGTAACAATGGGTTACGCGAATGTCATTTGGCAGGGAGATGCGAATGCACTCATCCTAAGAGCTTTCGATTTATGCAGGAGTCCTGCCCGGCATCTGAATGTGACGGGACCGGAAACTCTATCCATCCGATCTGTAGCTGAACGGTTTGGTCGGCTTCTCGGGAAAGAGCCAAAGCTTGTTGGAGAAGAAGCTCCCTCTGCGCTGCTTTCTAATGCTTCTCTTATGTTTGAGAGAATGGGAAAGCCATCCATCCCCGTTGAGCAAGTCATAGAGTGGACCGCTCAATGGATTCGCGATGGAGGTAGGCAGTTGGGAAAGCCCACGCATTTTGAAGTGAGGGACGGACAATACTAA
- a CDS encoding Gfo/Idh/MocA family oxidoreductase: MNKKAIFSRRKFLAASAATVAFPTIIPSSALGAGDKLAPSNRINVACLGFGTIAYTTVPNFLNNDSVQVVAMADANRHSGNYGYQGEKMGGRLAGMQMVNEHYAKSTGMLNYQGCRAYEDFRELLDNEDVDAVNISTPDHWHAVMAIYCANKKIHVYGQKPLSVTVEEGRAMANAIAKNGVTFQTGSQQRSESQFREAVEFVRNGRIGNLKKIHIKIPGGHSNWNQMGKRKKPEEIPVGLNYDLWEGPAPHREYRPATLPLNWRHNFDYSGGMITDWGAHHVDISQWAMGMDKSGPTQIDIDHAKLPDEDDLYNTATAFKFTCTYESGVQMIVQDNRGDPNGITFEGDNGKKIMVRRGSITMDPVVLRRERIQNNEWHAYKSSDHVGNFIDCIKSGKQTVAPVEAAHRTISICHLANIAIRLGRKTLKWNPKREKIIGDKEASQYLSKPIRGNWRLR, translated from the coding sequence ATGAATAAGAAAGCCATTTTTTCTCGCCGCAAGTTCCTGGCTGCTTCCGCAGCCACAGTCGCCTTTCCGACTATCATCCCTTCTAGTGCTCTTGGGGCAGGCGATAAGCTGGCTCCATCTAATCGCATCAATGTGGCTTGCTTGGGCTTTGGAACGATTGCCTATACGACGGTGCCCAATTTTCTGAATAACGACAGTGTTCAGGTCGTAGCCATGGCCGATGCCAACCGTCATTCAGGCAATTATGGATACCAGGGCGAGAAAATGGGTGGCCGTTTGGCTGGCATGCAGATGGTCAATGAGCACTATGCTAAATCTACGGGGATGCTTAATTATCAGGGTTGTCGGGCCTATGAAGATTTTCGTGAGCTTCTGGATAATGAGGATGTCGATGCGGTTAACATCTCTACCCCTGATCATTGGCACGCCGTCATGGCTATCTACTGCGCCAACAAAAAGATCCACGTATATGGCCAAAAACCATTATCAGTGACTGTTGAAGAAGGGCGCGCCATGGCTAATGCCATTGCTAAAAATGGAGTAACCTTTCAAACCGGCAGCCAACAACGCTCCGAATCCCAATTTAGAGAAGCGGTGGAATTTGTCCGTAATGGTCGCATCGGAAACCTAAAGAAGATCCATATCAAAATCCCAGGTGGACACTCCAATTGGAATCAGATGGGGAAGCGCAAAAAACCAGAGGAGATTCCAGTTGGCCTCAACTACGACCTATGGGAAGGCCCAGCTCCGCACCGTGAGTATCGACCCGCAACTCTCCCCCTCAATTGGCGTCACAATTTCGATTACTCGGGCGGCATGATCACCGATTGGGGTGCTCATCATGTGGACATTTCACAATGGGCCATGGGCATGGATAAGAGTGGTCCCACGCAAATCGACATTGATCACGCAAAACTACCCGATGAAGACGACCTCTACAATACCGCAACTGCCTTCAAGTTTACCTGCACCTATGAAAGCGGCGTTCAAATGATCGTCCAAGATAACCGAGGTGACCCCAATGGAATCACCTTTGAAGGCGATAACGGAAAGAAAATCATGGTTCGCCGTGGAAGCATCACAATGGATCCGGTAGTCCTCCGTCGTGAGCGCATCCAAAACAATGAATGGCATGCTTACAAAAGCAGCGATCATGTCGGCAATTTCATTGATTGTATCAAAAGCGGGAAACAAACCGTTGCTCCTGTGGAAGCTGCTCACCGCACCATTTCCATCTGCCACCTGGCCAACATCGCTATCCGCCTTGGTCGCAAAACGCTCAAGTGGAATCCAAAGCGAGAAAAGATCATTGGTGATAAAGAAGCTAGCCAGTACCTAAGCAAACCGATTCGAGGTAATTGGCGCCTAAGGTAG
- a CDS encoding LacI family transcriptional regulator: MSSQPSKRISQTQIARELGYSQALVSMVLNGRKQGISEEAYKRIWDYAITHGYSPRGMNIDTVRESASTTTVGYILRSPLKLATKSNFFSHVHQGMYNQLDQHGIKMVFLGSEDDIEIDKLPEFKAMTNTVKGIVIMGEVQPAFLEEVRKLDLPITYTSARATGKCHSVLSNEQESGSMLVDHLYELGHRKFAWLGGNKFMGRHKERFEGVVEALTGYDLSIDPDAIARLKGADRMEGSNAAKQIIEANKDNLPTAWICLNSLMARGAISYLFQHGYRIPEDVSLAAIDMTNVCTEENPQITSASALPEDMGSEAARILLDSINGSVRSLMDVTLPSQLRVLDSTGPVSNSVVKEEA, translated from the coding sequence ATGTCCTCCCAACCCTCGAAGCGGATTTCGCAGACCCAAATTGCTAGGGAATTAGGCTATTCCCAGGCTTTGGTATCGATGGTTCTCAATGGGCGCAAACAAGGCATTTCCGAGGAAGCCTATAAGCGCATCTGGGATTACGCTATTACCCATGGCTACTCTCCACGCGGTATGAATATTGATACCGTTCGGGAATCAGCCTCAACGACCACCGTTGGCTACATTTTAAGATCTCCTCTTAAACTGGCAACCAAGAGTAACTTTTTCAGTCACGTACACCAGGGCATGTATAACCAGCTCGACCAACATGGAATCAAGATGGTGTTTCTCGGTTCTGAGGATGACATCGAAATTGATAAACTTCCTGAGTTCAAGGCCATGACCAATACCGTGAAAGGTATCGTCATCATGGGAGAAGTTCAACCTGCCTTCCTGGAAGAAGTGCGAAAACTGGATCTTCCCATCACCTACACTTCGGCGAGGGCGACCGGCAAATGCCATTCAGTCCTTTCCAACGAACAAGAAAGCGGTTCCATGCTCGTAGACCACCTCTACGAATTGGGCCATAGAAAATTCGCTTGGCTCGGAGGAAACAAATTTATGGGTCGCCACAAGGAACGTTTCGAAGGGGTTGTAGAGGCATTGACCGGATACGATCTTTCGATAGACCCTGATGCAATCGCCCGCCTCAAAGGTGCGGACCGCATGGAGGGCTCGAATGCAGCCAAACAAATTATTGAAGCCAATAAAGACAATCTCCCAACGGCATGGATTTGCCTCAACAGCCTTATGGCACGCGGCGCAATCAGCTATCTCTTTCAACATGGTTATCGCATTCCTGAAGATGTGAGCCTAGCCGCCATTGATATGACCAACGTCTGCACGGAAGAAAATCCACAAATCACCAGTGCAAGTGCTCTCCCAGAGGACATGGGATCCGAAGCGGCCAGAATCTTACTAGATTCTATCAATGGATCTGTTCGTTCTCTAATGGACGTGACCCTCCCCTCTCAGCTCCGAGTGCTCGACTCGACCGGCCCAGTATCGAATTCGGTAGTCAAGGAAGAAGCCTAA
- a CDS encoding GNAT family N-acetyltransferase, translating to MDFSIRQMRETDLPAAMRLKNAEGWNQKVADWAFYLKHDPGLCLVAEVDDQVVGTVMAINYNNQVAWIGMMIVEKPYRKYGVSTALLNEVITRLKDCQSIKLDASPAGSHVYEKLGFVVELELQRMIATSLSAPVGSPSKDLIQRIQESDIPDLIEFDSQTFGASRVGLIHYLAGSRLDVGWIARCQGEVTGFLLIREGTLYHQVGPLFAQSEALACQLFSLTAKHLEDNPVTVDIHTSKSAFREFLLSLGFETQRPFYRMYLNKNPFPGLPDCQFTLASPEVG from the coding sequence ATGGATTTCTCAATCAGGCAAATGCGCGAGACAGATCTTCCGGCTGCTATGCGCCTGAAGAATGCCGAGGGCTGGAATCAAAAGGTGGCCGATTGGGCCTTCTACTTAAAGCACGATCCTGGTCTTTGTCTAGTTGCCGAAGTAGATGACCAAGTGGTGGGTACGGTCATGGCGATCAACTACAACAACCAAGTCGCTTGGATTGGTATGATGATTGTGGAGAAACCGTACCGTAAATACGGAGTCAGCACTGCTTTGTTGAATGAAGTCATCACTCGATTAAAAGACTGCCAATCCATCAAACTCGATGCTTCCCCCGCCGGAAGTCATGTATATGAGAAACTCGGGTTTGTTGTGGAGTTGGAACTCCAACGGATGATTGCAACTTCGCTCAGTGCGCCCGTCGGGTCTCCTTCCAAGGATTTAATCCAGCGTATCCAGGAATCGGATATACCGGATCTCATTGAATTTGATTCGCAAACGTTTGGAGCGAGTAGGGTAGGCCTGATTCATTATTTGGCCGGAAGTCGCCTGGATGTTGGATGGATTGCCAGATGCCAGGGTGAGGTCACAGGCTTCTTACTCATTCGTGAAGGAACGCTCTATCACCAAGTTGGGCCGCTCTTTGCTCAATCGGAGGCGCTCGCGTGCCAGCTCTTTTCACTGACAGCTAAACACCTGGAGGATAACCCGGTAACAGTGGATATCCACACCAGTAAATCGGCGTTCAGGGAATTCCTCCTGTCACTCGGTTTCGAAACTCAGCGTCCGTTCTATCGGATGTATTTAAATAAGAATCCATTTCCGGGTTTGCCAGACTGTCAATTCACTCTCGCCAGTCCCGAAGTCGGGTAG
- the dhaL gene encoding dihydroxyacetone kinase subunit L, protein MLNAEEVKAMLIAVADTVIANEDILGEADRQLGDGDHGIGMTKGFTAAKAQLEALEPTSVSQVFTTTGMALMSTMGGASGAVFGMMFQSGGMAIASAEGLAAASLATFLEASAQGVMNIGKAKPGDKTMVDALVPAQEAAANAKDGTIAEALAAAAEGARVGMEKSKDMIAQHGRARTLGEKCIGHPDAGAVSVSIIFKRMSEFATGK, encoded by the coding sequence ATGCTAAACGCAGAAGAAGTTAAAGCTATGCTTATTGCCGTAGCAGATACGGTGATTGCAAATGAAGATATTCTTGGTGAAGCCGATCGCCAACTCGGTGATGGAGATCATGGTATTGGAATGACCAAAGGATTCACTGCCGCCAAAGCGCAATTGGAAGCACTTGAGCCCACATCGGTGAGCCAGGTATTCACCACGACGGGTATGGCGCTTATGAGTACCATGGGTGGTGCCTCGGGTGCGGTCTTTGGTATGATGTTTCAGAGTGGAGGCATGGCCATCGCTTCAGCTGAAGGATTGGCCGCTGCCTCGCTTGCTACATTCCTGGAAGCTTCTGCTCAAGGGGTAATGAATATCGGCAAAGCAAAACCAGGTGACAAAACCATGGTGGATGCGCTTGTTCCGGCCCAGGAAGCTGCTGCCAATGCCAAAGATGGAACCATAGCAGAAGCGCTTGCCGCAGCTGCGGAAGGAGCCCGCGTAGGCATGGAAAAGAGCAAAGACATGATTGCTCAACATGGCCGTGCCCGAACCTTAGGTGAAAAGTGTATTGGTCATCCCGATGCCGGAGCGGTATCTGTTTCCATCATCTTTAAAAGGATGAGCGAGTTTGCGACTGGGAAGTAG